Within the Chloroflexota bacterium genome, the region TGCGTAACGCGTTGATGCCGTCAAGCTTTGGTATGCGAATATCCATCATAACGACATCCCATCCGCCATCCAAAACAAGCAAGACCGCCTCAACACCGTCATAGGCTACGCCTGTTTGATAACCCGCGATTTTTAACTCCTCGCGAATGTAATCAACGACATCTTTTTCATCATCTACAATCAGTACCCGGGGCATGTATTTCTCATTAGATGAATTATTTGTCTCAATCTATATAACCACATGGAGAGGGTTTAACCTTCTGGGTTTAGTGCCAGCCCTTCGCTGAGTTCTCTAAGCAAGTCTACAACAACAACCGGCTTACTGAGACAAACAACACCAAAAGCAGAAGCTTGTGCCATGTAACCTCGTCCGACATAACCAGTCAGGCCGATGATCGGTGTCCCGGGAATAACCTTTCGGAGCACCC harbors:
- a CDS encoding response regulator, whose protein sequence is MPRVLIVDDEKDVVDYIREELKIAGYQTGVAYDGVEAVLLVLDGGWDVVMMDIRIPKLDGINALRIMQRVAPKVPVVIFTGQAAQGELINSTQLGAFTYLMKAVSPEMLAATMSQIMGETK
- a CDS encoding response regulator, producing the protein SNGADAIVAAAENPYDAIVLDMLMPGLDGIQVIRVLRKVIPGTPIIGLTGYVGRGYMAQASAFGVVCLSKPVVVVDLLRELSEGLALNPEG